The genomic interval CTGAATATGTTCTTCCGCTGCTATCCGTTAAGAAAGATGACCTGCTCCGTCTTTGTCACGGACACTTCGCGTCTCCGGGCGCAGCGTGCTGCGGTGGGCCCGGTTGACGGCCATCAGGGCGTCCAGGGCGTCCCGGGTGGCGCGAAGGTCCTCGATGTGCGCGGAGAGCCGCTCCCGCTCCTGCTCCATCCGCTCCATCGCCGCGTCGGAGGTCTCCTCGCTGGGCGCGTCGACGCAGGGCAGCAGCTTCATGATGGTGCGGCTGGACAGGCCGGCGGCGTAGAGCCGCTGGATGAAGTGGACCCGCTCGACCTCCGCGTGGGTGTAGTGCCGCTGGCCGCTCGGGCTGCGGCTGCTCGTCAGGAGCCGCTGCTCCTCGTAGTAGCGCAGGGACCGGACGCTGGCCCCCGTGAGGGCCGCGAGTTCTCCGATGCGCATGGTGTGGCCCCTCCGCTTCCCGCCGAGAGGGTCACCGTACGGGCTTGCCCCTCACATTGATGTCAGGTTTTAGCGTAGCGCCGTACCCGGTTCACGGGTGCTTCGGAGCTGATGGAACCAGGAGATTCGCGCCATGAACCAGAGCCTTTTCGACAGCTACCGCCTCGGTGACCTGCGGTTGCCCAACCGGGTGGTGATGGCGCCGATGAGCCGCGTCCGGGCGGCCGCCGGAGGGCTGGCGACACCGTCGATGGCCACGTACTACGCGCAGCGGGCGTCCGCCGGGCTCATCGTGAGCGAGGGGGTGCAGCCGAGCCTGGTCGGGCAGTCCAACCCCGGTACGCCGGGACTCCACACCGACGAGCAGGTCGCCTCGTGGCGGCCGGTGACCGCCGCGGTCCACGCCAACGGCGGCCGAATCTTCGCCCAGATCATGCACGGCGGCCGGGTCTCGCACCCGGACACCAACGGACTGCGGCCGGTCGGGCCCTCCGCCGTCGCGGCGACCGGCGAGGTGTTCACCCCGACGGGCCCGCAGCCCGTGCCGGTGCCGCGCGCCTTGGAGACGGCGGAGGTGCCCGAGCACGCCGAGTCCTACGCGTCGGCTGCCCGCCGGGCCGTCGACGCCGGGTTCGACGGCGTGGAACTCCACGGCGCGAACGGCTACTTGATCTCCCAGTTCCTCTCCTCGAACGCCAACCTCCGCACCGACCGCTACGGCGGGTCCCTCGCCAACCGGGTGCGGTTCGCCGTCGACGCGATGGCGGCGACCGTCGACGCCGTGGGTGCGGCCAGGACCGGCATCCGGCTCTCGCCGGGCGGGGCGTTCTGGGGCGTCGAGGAGCGGAACGTACTCGAGCTCTACACCGCACTGCTCCGGGAGTTGGCGTGTCTGGAGCCGGCCTATGTGCACCTGGAGGCGACGGCCGACGAGGAGGTGCTGGTCGCCCTGCGCCGGGCGTGGCCCGGAACTCTGATCATGAACCCGGTGCTGCCGATGGGGCCCAAGCGCGCCGAGCGTTCGGACGCCGACCGCTGGCTCGGACTGGGCGCCGATCTCATCAGCTTCGGCCGGGCCTTCATCGCCAACCCGGACCTGGTCGAGCGGATGCGCGCCGGGCTGCCGATCGCCCCGGAGGACGAGGCGACGTACTTCCAGGGGGGCGACACGGGGTACGTCACCTACGCCTCGTACCAGCACGCGGGCTGAACCGGCGAGCGCGGCCGGGGGTCACCTCCGGAGGAGGCCGGGGCCCCGGCCCTCTTCCAGAGGTGACGTGCGCCCGTCAGAATCCAAGGGCCCAGGGGGCCGGACACACCCCCTGCTCCCCCCCCACGGCCCTTGGAGGCACCCCGCATGTCCAGTCCCAGCCCCACTCCCAGCCCCACTCCCCGTCCCGCCCGCGCGTCCGGGCCTCTGCTGCCCGAGCCCCTGTCCCGGCCCTCCCGCAGAGGCTTCCTGGCCGGCGCCCTCGCCGTCTCCGCCACCGCGATCGTCGGCGCGGCGCCCGCCGTCGCCGCCACGCGGGAGGCCGGCCGGGCGGTCCGGGGGACGTGGGACTGGATGGCCGCCCTGCCCGACGGCACCGCACTCCGGCGGCTCACGATCCCGGGCACGCACGACTCGGGGGCCCGGTTCGGCGGCCCCTGGGCGGAGTGCCAGAACACCACGATCGCGCAGCAGTTGGCCGGCGGCATCCGTTTCCTCGACGTACGGTGCCGGCTCATCGACGGCTCGTTCGCGATCCACCACGGGGCTGCGTTCCAGAACATGATGTTCGGCGACGTCCTCGTCGCCTGCCGGGACTTCCTCGCCACGCGGCCGACCGAGACCGTGCTGATGCGGGTCAAGCAGGAGCACTCCTCGGAGAGCGACGCCGCGTTCCGGGCGGTCTTCGACGACTACCTGGACGTACGCGGCTGGCGGTCGCTGTTCCACCTCGACGCCACCCTGCCCGACCTCGGCGCGGCCCGGGGCAAGGTGGTGCTGCTCGCGGACAACGGAGGGCTGCCCGGGGTGCGGTACGGGGACCAGGCCCTCTTCGACATCCAGGACGACTACATGGCGGAGCCGTTCGCCAAGTACCCCAAGATCGAAGCCCAGTTCCGCAAGGCGGCCCAGCAGCCGGGCAAGTTCTTCATGAACTACGTCTCCACCGCCGCCCTGATGCCGCCCCGCTGGAACGCCGACCGGCTCAACCCGCAGGTGCACTCCTTCCTGGAGCGCGCGGAGACCGCCGGGTGGACGGGGCTCGGCATCGTCCCGCTGGACTACCCGAACCAGCGGTCCGGCCTGGTCGAGTCGCTGATCCGGCACAACCCGACGGGGTGAGCGGCGCCCTCCGCCCCGGCCTCACAGCCCCGGCGGCGGCGTCGGCGCCCCCGGCAGGGTGAGCGCCGCCACGGTGCCGGGGCCGGCGTCCGGGGCCGGGCGCAGGGCGATCGAGCCGCCCGCCTGGTGCACCGTACGGGCCACGATGGACAGGCCCAGGCCCGAGCCGGGGAGCTGACGGGCGGTCGGTGAGCGCCAGAAGCGTTCGAAGACGTGCGGGAGGTCCTCGGCGGGGATGCCGGGGCCCCGGTCCCGGACGGTCAGCTCGCCCCGGTGCAGCCGCACGTCGACCGTGCCGCGCGGCGGGCTGAACTTCACCGCGTTGTCCAGGACGTTGACGATCGCCCGCTCCAGGGCGGCCGGCTCCGCGCGTACGTACCAGGGGGCCAGGTCTTCCGTGATCGTCAGCTCCGGGCCGCGCAGGCGGGCGCGGCGCAGGGCGGTGCGGGTGGTCTCGTGCAGGGCCACCACCTGGAGCGGGCCGGGCTCGGCCGCGTCGGGGCGGGCCAGTTCCTGGAGGTCGCCGATCAGCGCGGCCAACTCCGTCATCTGGGCCTTCACCGAGGCCATCAGCGCCTTGCGGTCCTCCGGCGGGATCATCCGGCCCGTCTCGTCGCTGCGGGCCAGTAGCTCCACGTTCGTCCGGAGCGAGGTCAGCGGGGTGCGCAGCTCGTGGCCCGCGTCCGCGATCAGCTGGGCCTGGCGGTCGCGGGAGGAGGCGAGCTGGGCCGTCATCGAGTTGAAGGAGCTGGAGAGCCGGGCGATCTCGTCCTCGCCGTCCACCGGGATGCGTACGGTCAGGTCCTCGGTGCGGGCCACGTGCTCGACGGCCTCGGTGAGTTCGTCGACCGGCCGGAGCCCGGCGCGCGCGATCCACAGCCCGGCCGCGCCCGCGCCGAGGGCGCCGATGCCGCCGACGAGGGCCAGCACCCAGGCGAGCGTGGACAGCGGCGCGTCGATCTCGCTGAGGGGTCGGGCCACCGAGACCGCGAGCTGATTGTTGGCCTGGCCGGAGCCGACTACCGGCGGCAGCTTGCGGGTGTAGACCCGCATGTCCTGTCCGGCGTCGTTCTCCGTCGTGTGCAGGGCATCGGTCTCCCGCCCCGCCGCCACGGCGATGTCGCTGGGCTGGGCGGGGACGGGCGTGGTGTTCGGGGCCGTGCAGTAGTCGCCGTTCGCCGCGACGATCTGCACGGTGTACTGGCCGGGGAACTCCTGCGCGGGCAACTGCCCGCCGCTCAGGCACGAGCTCAGCAGATCGCGCATCGGCGCGTTGTCCATCTTCGCGTTGCGCAGCGAGTCGTCGAGCTGGCCCTCCAACTGCTCCCGGGTCACGAACCAGCAGGCCGCCGCCACCGCGGCGACCGCCACCGCGACCGCCGTCGCGACCAGCATCGCGAGCCGGGAGCGCAGCGGCAGCGCCCGGAACCGGCGCACCGGGCTCATACCGGCCCGCTCCCGCCCGTGCGCGGTGGGCGCCGGACCGCTCACGCCTCCCCGCTCCCGCCCGTGCGCAGCGCGTACCCCACCCCGCGCACGGTGTGGACGAGGCGCGGCTCGCCGCCCGCCTCCGTCTTGCGGCGCAGATACATCACGTACACGTCCAGGGAGTTGGAGCTCGGCTCGAAGTCGAAGCCCCAGACGGCCTTGAGGATCTGTTCCCGGGTCAGCACCTGGCGCGGGTGGGACAGGAACATCTCCAGCAGCGTGAACTCGGTACGGGTCAGCTCGACCCGCCGCTCGCCCCGGGTGACCTCGCGGGTCGCCAGGTCCATCCGCAGGTCGGCGAAGGACAGGACGTCGTCGTCGGGGGCGTCCGTGCCCGCCGCCGAGGCGTAGGAGCTGCGGCGCAGCAGGGCCCGGATGCGGGCGAACAGTTCGTCCAGCTCGAACGGCTTGACCAGGTAGTCGTCCGCGCCCGCGTCGAGGCCGGTGACCCGGTCGCCGACGGTGTCGCGTGCGGTGAGCATGAGGATGGGCGTGGTCGAGCCGGTGGCCCGGATGCGGCGGGCGGCGGTGAGGCCGTCCATCCGGGGCATCTGGATGTCCAGGACGATGAGGTCGGGGGCGTAGGCCTCGGCCATGGCCAGGGCGTCGTACCCGTCGACCGCGACCCGTGTCCCGTATCCCTCGAAGGCGAGGCTGCGCTGGAGCGCCTCGCGCACGGCCGGCTCGTCGTCGACGATCAGGATGCGCTGGGGATCGTCTTCGGCGGGGCTCATCGCTGTCTCGTCCTCTTCTCGTTCCGGCCGACGGGGGCGCACTCAGCCTTGCACGGCCGGGGTGGTGTACGGGATCAGGAGCCGCCGCCCGCGCGCAGGGTGTCCAGGTCGGCCTTGAGGGTGTCCACCGGGATCGCGAAGCCGAGCCCGACGCTGCCCGCCGCGGAACCACTGCCCGCCGCCGAGGAACTCGGCGCGTACATCGCGGAGTTGATGCCGATGATCTCACCGTCCATGTTGATCAGCGCACCGCCGGAGTTGCCGGGGTTGAGCGACGCGTCGGTCTGGAGCGCCTTGTACGTGGTCGTCTCCTCGCCCGTGTCGCCGTTGAACTGCTGTCCCCCGAACTCGAACGGCCACTGCTGGCCCCCACCCTGCCGGCCCTGGCCCTGCCCCTGTCCGGAGCTGCCGGAGTCGTCCTTGGCGACGGTGACGTCCCGGTCGAGCGCGGAGACGATGCCGCTGGTGACGGTGCCGGTCAAGCCCTCGGGCGAGCCGATCGCCACGACCTGGTCGCCGACCTTGACCTGCGAGGAATCGCCGAGCGTCGCCGTCTTCATGCCGCTCGCGCCCCGGAGCTTGATGAGCGCGAGGTCCTTGTCGGGGTCGGTGCCCACGACGTCGGCCGTATAGGTCTTGCCGGTGGAGAGCGTGACCTGGATCTGCTGCGCGCCCGAGATGACGTGGTTGTTGGTGACGATCTCGCCGTCCTCGGTGATCACCACGCCCGACCCGGTGGAGTTGCCCGCCGACGAGGCCGCGCCGATCTCCACGATCGCGGGCGAGACCGCCTCCGCGACGCCCGAGACGGTGCCCTTGCTGCTCTGCGAGACGGTGGTGCCGTTGACCGCGCCGCCCGAGCCGGTGGCTCCGGAGCCACCGTCGTTCAGCTGGCCGACGAGGGTCGCGGTGCCGCCGCCGATCACGCCCGCCGCGAGCGCCACCGCCGCCAGCAGCGCGACCGGCCGCTTCGCCCGGCGCCTGGTGGTGGGGGCGTACGGGGGCGGCGGCGGGTAGCCGCCGGCCGCACCGGTGTGCGCCGTGCCGTCGTACGACGTGCCGTAGCCGTACGGGGTCGGGTCCTGGTCCGTGGTGTACGCGCCGCTGGGGCGAAGGCTCTCCGTCATGTCCACCAGGCTGGTCAACGAAGATGAGAAGGGCCTGAGTACGTCCTGAGAAGCCCGGAAGAACCGCGTATGCCCGCTGTAAGGACCGAAGGGCCGAAGAAGACCCGAAGAAGACCCGAAGGAGGGCCGAAGGAGGCCCGAAGAAGACCCGAAGGAGGCCCGAAGAAGACCCGAAGGAGGGCCGAGGATCCGAAGAGCGGGCGGTCAGGCGGACGCCGGGGGCTCCCCGCAGCCGCACGAGCGCCGGACCACCAGTGCGGAGGGGAACTGCTTCAGCCGCTCGCGCCGCGATCCCGAGACCCGCAGCGAGTCGTCCAGCACCAGGTCCACCGCCGCCCGCGCCATCGCCGGGCGGTCGGAGTGGACCGTGGTCAGCGGCGGATCGGTGAGGCCGGCTTCCTTCACGTCGTCGAAGCCCGCCACCGCCAGCTCGCCCGGCACGTCGATGCGCAGCTCACGGGCGGCCCGCAGCACGCCGAAGGCCTGGTCGTCCGTGGCGCAGAAGATCGCCGGGGGCCTGTCCGGGCCCGCCAGCAGCCCGAGGGCCACCTGATAGGCGTCGTAACGGTTGTACGGGGCCTGGAAGAGCCGGCCCTCCGTGGAGCGGCCCGACTCGTGCATCGCCCGTCGCCAGCCCTCGACGTGGTCGGCGACCGGGTCGCCGACCACCGGGGTCTCCTCCGTGCCGCCGAGGCAGGCCACGTACGCGTTGCCGTGCTCCAGCAGATGCCGGGTGGCGAGCTGGGCGCCGCCCACGTCGTCGGTGACGACGGCGACGTCGTCGATCGCCTCGGGGCGCTCGTGCAGCAGGACGACCCGGGCGTCCCAGGCCTCGATCTCGGCGGCGGCGCGCTCGCTGGGGCCCTGGCTGACCAGGATCAGCCCGGAGACGCGCATACCGAGGAAGGCCCGCAGATAGTGGACCTCGCGCTCGTCGCGGTAGTCGGAGTTGCCGACGAGCACCATTTTCCCGCGCTCGGCGGCGGCCTGTTCGACCGCGTGCGCCATCTCCGCGAAGAACGGCTGCCGGGCGTCCGGCACGATCATTCCTATGAGGTCCGTGCGGCGCGAGGCCATGGCCTGGGCGACCCGGTCGGGCCGGTAGCCCAACTGCTTGATCGCGGCGAGCACCCGCTCGCGCGTGGCCGGGGCGACCGGCCGGGGTCCGTTGTTGATGACGTAGCTGACGACCGCGGTCGACGTCCCCGCCAGTCTCGCCACATCGTCCCGCGTCACCTTGGCCACGCGCCGCAGTCTACGCGGATGGACCTACCTCTTGGCAGCCTCCACCGGGGCTTCTTCCGTCACCTCGGCGGCCGGGGACTGCTCCGAACGGGCGACGGCCCCGGTTTCCCTCGACTGGCGCTGCCGCTGGGCGGCGGCCCGGTCCTTCGCCTCCTCCGCCGCGCGCTCGACCTTCTCCGGCGTGACGAAGCGGTAACCGACGTTGCGCACGGTGCCGATCAGCGACTCGTGCTCGGGGCCGAGCTTGGCGCGCAGCCGCCGTACGTGGACGTCGACCGTCCGCGTACCGCCGAAGTAGTCGTAGCCCCAGACCTCCTGGAGGAGCTGCGCACGGGTGAACACCCGGCCCGGGTGCTGGGCGAGGTACTTCAGCAGTTCGAATTCCTTGAAGGTCAGGTCCAGGACCCGGCCCTTGAGTTTCGCGCTGTACGTCGCCTCGTCGACGGAGAGATCACCGTTGCGGATCTCCATCGGGGAGTCGTCGGAGGTGATCTGTCGGCGGCCCATGGCCAGCCGCAGCCGGGCCTCGACCTCGGCCGGTCCCGCCGTGTCCAGCAGGACGTCGTCGATGCCCCAGT from Streptomyces sp. CA-278952 carries:
- a CDS encoding response regulator transcription factor, which codes for MSPAEDDPQRILIVDDEPAVREALQRSLAFEGYGTRVAVDGYDALAMAEAYAPDLIVLDIQMPRMDGLTAARRIRATGSTTPILMLTARDTVGDRVTGLDAGADDYLVKPFELDELFARIRALLRRSSYASAAGTDAPDDDVLSFADLRMDLATREVTRGERRVELTRTEFTLLEMFLSHPRQVLTREQILKAVWGFDFEPSSNSLDVYVMYLRRKTEAGGEPRLVHTVRGVGYALRTGGSGEA
- a CDS encoding MerR family transcriptional regulator, whose protein sequence is MRIGELAALTGASVRSLRYYEEQRLLTSSRSPSGQRHYTHAEVERVHFIQRLYAAGLSSRTIMKLLPCVDAPSEETSDAAMERMEQERERLSAHIEDLRATRDALDALMAVNRAHRSTLRPETRSVRDKDGAGHLS
- a CDS encoding response regulator transcription factor translates to MSSLLLLTNALQPSTEVLPALGLLLHSVRVAPAEGPALVDTPGADVILVDGRRDLPQVRSLCQLLRSTGPGCPLILVVTEGGLAAVTADWGIDDVLLDTAGPAEVEARLRLAMGRRQITSDDSPMEIRNGDLSVDEATYSAKLKGRVLDLTFKEFELLKYLAQHPGRVFTRAQLLQEVWGYDYFGGTRTVDVHVRRLRAKLGPEHESLIGTVRNVGYRFVTPEKVERAAEEAKDRAAAQRQRQSRETGAVARSEQSPAAEVTEEAPVEAAKR
- a CDS encoding phosphatidylinositol-specific phospholipase C; its protein translation is MSSPSPTPSPTPRPARASGPLLPEPLSRPSRRGFLAGALAVSATAIVGAAPAVAATREAGRAVRGTWDWMAALPDGTALRRLTIPGTHDSGARFGGPWAECQNTTIAQQLAGGIRFLDVRCRLIDGSFAIHHGAAFQNMMFGDVLVACRDFLATRPTETVLMRVKQEHSSESDAAFRAVFDDYLDVRGWRSLFHLDATLPDLGAARGKVVLLADNGGLPGVRYGDQALFDIQDDYMAEPFAKYPKIEAQFRKAAQQPGKFFMNYVSTAALMPPRWNADRLNPQVHSFLERAETAGWTGLGIVPLDYPNQRSGLVESLIRHNPTG
- a CDS encoding LacI family DNA-binding transcriptional regulator, encoding MAKVTRDDVARLAGTSTAVVSYVINNGPRPVAPATRERVLAAIKQLGYRPDRVAQAMASRRTDLIGMIVPDARQPFFAEMAHAVEQAAAERGKMVLVGNSDYRDEREVHYLRAFLGMRVSGLILVSQGPSERAAAEIEAWDARVVLLHERPEAIDDVAVVTDDVGGAQLATRHLLEHGNAYVACLGGTEETPVVGDPVADHVEGWRRAMHESGRSTEGRLFQAPYNRYDAYQVALGLLAGPDRPPAIFCATDDQAFGVLRAARELRIDVPGELAVAGFDDVKEAGLTDPPLTTVHSDRPAMARAAVDLVLDDSLRVSGSRRERLKQFPSALVVRRSCGCGEPPASA
- a CDS encoding HAMP domain-containing sensor histidine kinase produces the protein MSPVRRFRALPLRSRLAMLVATAVAVAVAAVAAACWFVTREQLEGQLDDSLRNAKMDNAPMRDLLSSCLSGGQLPAQEFPGQYTVQIVAANGDYCTAPNTTPVPAQPSDIAVAAGRETDALHTTENDAGQDMRVYTRKLPPVVGSGQANNQLAVSVARPLSEIDAPLSTLAWVLALVGGIGALGAGAAGLWIARAGLRPVDELTEAVEHVARTEDLTVRIPVDGEDEIARLSSSFNSMTAQLASSRDRQAQLIADAGHELRTPLTSLRTNVELLARSDETGRMIPPEDRKALMASVKAQMTELAALIGDLQELARPDAAEPGPLQVVALHETTRTALRRARLRGPELTITEDLAPWYVRAEPAALERAIVNVLDNAVKFSPPRGTVDVRLHRGELTVRDRGPGIPAEDLPHVFERFWRSPTARQLPGSGLGLSIVARTVHQAGGSIALRPAPDAGPGTVAALTLPGAPTPPPGL
- a CDS encoding S1C family serine protease, which produces MTESLRPSGAYTTDQDPTPYGYGTSYDGTAHTGAAGGYPPPPPYAPTTRRRAKRPVALLAAVALAAGVIGGGTATLVGQLNDGGSGATGSGGAVNGTTVSQSSKGTVSGVAEAVSPAIVEIGAASSAGNSTGSGVVITEDGEIVTNNHVISGAQQIQVTLSTGKTYTADVVGTDPDKDLALIKLRGASGMKTATLGDSSQVKVGDQVVAIGSPEGLTGTVTSGIVSALDRDVTVAKDDSGSSGQGQGQGRQGGGQQWPFEFGGQQFNGDTGEETTTYKALQTDASLNPGNSGGALINMDGEIIGINSAMYAPSSSAAGSGSAAGSVGLGFAIPVDTLKADLDTLRAGGGS
- a CDS encoding alkene reductase; amino-acid sequence: MNQSLFDSYRLGDLRLPNRVVMAPMSRVRAAAGGLATPSMATYYAQRASAGLIVSEGVQPSLVGQSNPGTPGLHTDEQVASWRPVTAAVHANGGRIFAQIMHGGRVSHPDTNGLRPVGPSAVAATGEVFTPTGPQPVPVPRALETAEVPEHAESYASAARRAVDAGFDGVELHGANGYLISQFLSSNANLRTDRYGGSLANRVRFAVDAMAATVDAVGAARTGIRLSPGGAFWGVEERNVLELYTALLRELACLEPAYVHLEATADEEVLVALRRAWPGTLIMNPVLPMGPKRAERSDADRWLGLGADLISFGRAFIANPDLVERMRAGLPIAPEDEATYFQGGDTGYVTYASYQHAG